The following proteins are encoded in a genomic region of Thiomonas sp. X19:
- the aroQ gene encoding type II 3-dehydroquinate dehydratase, giving the protein MNSPRILVLHGPNLNLLGTREPEVYGHITLPDIDQGLATLGRELGLDVQVFQSNHEGALIDRLHAARADGTCFVIINPAAYTHTSVALRDALAAIDKPFVEVHLSNVYRRESFRHQSYFSSLAEAVISGCGALGYSLALRYAADKLSAKA; this is encoded by the coding sequence ATGAATTCTCCACGCATCCTGGTGTTGCACGGCCCGAACCTGAATCTGCTGGGAACGCGTGAGCCCGAGGTCTACGGCCATATCACGCTGCCCGACATCGACCAGGGCCTGGCCACGTTGGGCAGGGAACTCGGGTTGGACGTGCAAGTTTTCCAGAGCAACCATGAAGGCGCCTTGATCGACCGTCTGCATGCTGCACGCGCCGATGGCACCTGCTTCGTCATCATCAATCCTGCTGCCTACACCCATACCAGCGTGGCCCTGCGAGATGCGCTGGCGGCCATCGACAAACCTTTCGTCGAGGTGCATCTGTCGAACGTCTACCGCCGTGAAAGCTTTCGCCACCAGTCCTATTTCTCAAGCCTCGCCGAGGCTGTGATCAGTGGTTGCGGTGCGCTGGGCTACAGCCTTGCGCTGCGCTACGCTGCTGACAAGTTGTCGGCAAAAGCCTGA
- the prmA gene encoding 50S ribosomal protein L11 methyltransferase, which yields MAYREVTIPADDTQAEALSDALMEHGALSVAVEDQEAGTATEQALFGEPGMPTPREAWQHNLVRALFNSEADADSALLALLGDGLLADLRGVQQAEIHDQDWVRLTQSQFQPVCIENRMWIVPSWHSAPAGAQLVIQLDPGLAFGTGTHPTTQLCLGWLVRQAPLAGLDVLDYGCGSGILAIAAAQLDAQSVSAVDIDPAAVSASQANAASNGVALAHCCHVDELPAQHFDVVLANILAAPLRLLAPMLAARARPGGWLVLSGILSRQADVLIAAYAPHARLQVHAERDGWVCLAGTTHATLSAAPA from the coding sequence ATGGCCTACCGTGAAGTCACCATCCCCGCCGACGACACCCAGGCCGAGGCCCTTTCCGACGCGCTCATGGAACACGGCGCCCTGAGCGTCGCGGTGGAAGACCAGGAAGCCGGCACCGCAACGGAACAAGCGCTGTTCGGCGAACCCGGCATGCCCACGCCCCGCGAGGCCTGGCAGCACAACCTCGTGCGCGCCCTGTTCAACTCCGAAGCCGATGCCGATTCAGCCTTGCTGGCCCTGCTGGGCGATGGTTTGTTGGCCGATTTGCGGGGTGTGCAACAGGCCGAAATCCACGACCAGGACTGGGTGCGCCTGACCCAGTCGCAATTCCAGCCCGTGTGCATCGAGAACCGCATGTGGATCGTGCCGAGCTGGCACAGCGCGCCAGCCGGTGCGCAGTTGGTCATCCAGCTCGATCCGGGGCTGGCCTTCGGCACCGGCACCCACCCCACCACCCAGCTCTGCCTGGGCTGGCTGGTGCGACAAGCACCCCTCGCGGGGTTGGATGTGCTGGACTACGGCTGCGGCTCCGGCATCCTGGCCATTGCCGCCGCGCAACTGGACGCGCAGTCGGTCAGCGCCGTGGACATCGACCCTGCCGCCGTGAGCGCCAGCCAGGCGAACGCCGCAAGCAACGGCGTGGCGCTGGCGCATTGTTGCCATGTCGACGAACTCCCCGCGCAGCACTTCGACGTGGTGCTGGCGAACATTCTGGCCGCGCCGCTGCGCCTGCTCGCCCCGATGCTGGCAGCGCGTGCCAGGCCCGGAGGCTGGCTGGTGCTTTCGGGCATTCTCAGCCGACAAGCCGACGTACTCATCGCCGCCTACGCGCCGCACGCACGCCTGCAAGTGCATGCCGAACGCGACGGCTGGGTCTGCCTGGCGGGCACCACGCACGCCACGTTGAGCGCGGCGCCGGCGTGA
- a CDS encoding TlpA disulfide reductase family protein → MTILIASIGTAGAYWLTARQSAREAAERSLASVTQLTSAADAAIRAAPGDAHALFASSLDNLAGQSVKLSQYKGKTLIVNFWASWCPPCIAEMPELSRFYKDHAGKGVEMVGIAIDNPTSVRHFLKEHNVSYPVLLGGMGGADLSIKLGDSQGGLPFTVVIAPNGKIVYQKLGQTSYTELQDHLPGKPS, encoded by the coding sequence TTGACCATCCTGATCGCGAGTATCGGCACTGCGGGCGCCTATTGGTTGACCGCGCGTCAATCCGCACGCGAGGCGGCTGAACGTTCGCTCGCCTCGGTCACCCAACTCACGTCCGCGGCCGACGCGGCAATCAGAGCCGCGCCAGGCGATGCGCATGCCTTGTTCGCCAGTTCGCTCGACAATCTGGCGGGCCAGAGCGTCAAACTCAGCCAGTACAAAGGCAAGACCCTGATCGTGAATTTCTGGGCAAGCTGGTGCCCGCCCTGCATTGCGGAAATGCCCGAGTTGTCGCGCTTCTACAAGGATCATGCCGGCAAGGGCGTCGAAATGGTGGGCATTGCAATCGATAATCCAACTTCAGTCCGCCACTTCCTGAAAGAACACAACGTCAGCTACCCTGTCCTGCTGGGCGGCATGGGTGGCGCGGACTTGAGCATCAAGCTTGGCGACAGCCAAGGGGGCCTGCCGTTCACGGTTGTCATTGCGCCGAATGGCAAGATCGTCTACCAAAAACTGGGGCAGACCTCGTACACTGAGTTACAAGATCATTTGCCTGGAAAACCATCATAA
- the accB gene encoding acetyl-CoA carboxylase biotin carboxyl carrier protein, which produces MDLRKLKTLVDLVSESNISELEITEAEGKVRIVKTPPVLAQQAPVQYIAAPMSAQQGAPMAPATGIAEAAASVPPAPSGKLIKSPMVGTFYRSSAPGAKPFVEVGDTVKQGQAVCIVEAMKILNEIESDIDGVVKEILVDNGQAVEYGQPLFVLE; this is translated from the coding sequence ATGGATTTGCGCAAACTCAAGACCCTTGTCGACCTCGTCTCGGAATCGAACATTTCGGAACTCGAAATCACCGAGGCTGAAGGCAAGGTTCGCATCGTCAAAACGCCGCCGGTTCTTGCCCAACAGGCCCCGGTGCAGTACATCGCCGCACCCATGTCCGCACAACAGGGCGCCCCCATGGCACCTGCCACCGGCATCGCCGAAGCGGCAGCGTCTGTGCCCCCTGCGCCCAGCGGCAAATTGATCAAATCGCCCATGGTCGGCACCTTCTACCGCTCCTCCGCGCCGGGCGCCAAGCCGTTCGTCGAAGTGGGCGACACGGTGAAGCAAGGGCAGGCGGTATGCATCGTCGAGGCGATGAAAATTCTCAACGAAATCGAGTCGGACATCGACGGCGTGGTCAAGGAAATCCTGGTCGACAACGGCCAGGCAGTCGAGTACGGCCAGCCTTTGTTCGTGCTTGAGTGA
- a CDS encoding DUF3426 domain-containing protein: MPLATRCPHCGTAFKLVRDQLLLRQGWVRCGRCGEAFNAADHAFEHAFERPHAVPAGPEPAAELRPTAPSPTPAEAEALPNAETVVSPAAAAQPSIGAAYHAAITAALPAQAIPVRPGVEITSRSPWQSGAFADSVPVPAFFVSADPARPDTDDRTPVPQAAPQASEHETVAEPLAIPEDLIQAEQDEEDGQQQIEAAAEESLELPSTPGPDDAAWAEHEVFPAIEQAQTPSSTAALDAAPEAGAAPDHPGGIEGSDDEELASFSAEAEAALRNDGAAAGAPPPPAPFEELLRAAKEEALLAAADRAPEAARHGARFELEPLADKTDAQAAAGAGETDSRFDLGAVLHYEFGPDTGAGTEMGAETREPEPSLDAVTPHADGAAAAQPFMSDALASAAPNLLDGVVAEPGFLRQARAQERWQQPGVRAGLAVVAMLLIVMGGAQAAWTWRDALAANWPQTRPVLVRLCAVAGCSLTAPRRPRSLVIDTSSMSPGSDGLLQLDASLRNRSGEAVAYPALELTLTGTQDQIVVRKVIQPAQYLATGKLANDAAALQQRVRRGLAADAELRIQLKLQLRKDEASGYTLYAFYP; the protein is encoded by the coding sequence ATGCCTCTCGCCACTCGCTGCCCGCATTGCGGCACCGCTTTCAAGCTGGTGCGCGACCAGTTGCTCCTGCGCCAGGGCTGGGTGCGCTGCGGCCGTTGCGGCGAAGCCTTCAACGCGGCCGATCATGCGTTCGAGCATGCCTTTGAGCGGCCCCATGCCGTACCCGCGGGCCCCGAGCCTGCAGCGGAACTTCGGCCCACGGCGCCCTCGCCAACGCCGGCTGAGGCTGAGGCGCTCCCGAACGCCGAGACGGTTGTGTCCCCGGCAGCGGCGGCCCAGCCGTCCATCGGCGCGGCCTACCACGCCGCCATCACTGCAGCCTTGCCGGCGCAAGCAATCCCCGTGCGTCCTGGCGTGGAGATCACCAGCAGATCGCCCTGGCAAAGCGGTGCCTTCGCTGACTCGGTTCCCGTCCCAGCCTTTTTTGTCTCCGCCGATCCCGCACGGCCCGACACGGATGACCGGACGCCGGTTCCACAGGCTGCGCCCCAGGCAAGCGAACACGAAACAGTTGCTGAACCCCTCGCCATACCTGAAGACCTCATCCAGGCGGAACAGGACGAAGAGGACGGACAACAGCAGATCGAGGCTGCGGCCGAAGAGTCGCTGGAGCTGCCCTCAACGCCGGGCCCAGATGACGCAGCTTGGGCAGAACACGAAGTTTTTCCGGCCATTGAACAGGCGCAAACGCCAAGCAGCACGGCAGCCCTGGACGCGGCACCCGAAGCCGGCGCCGCGCCCGATCATCCGGGCGGGATCGAAGGCTCAGACGACGAGGAGCTTGCCAGCTTCTCGGCCGAAGCCGAGGCGGCATTGCGAAACGATGGCGCAGCAGCCGGCGCACCCCCGCCGCCCGCGCCATTCGAAGAGTTGCTGCGCGCCGCCAAGGAAGAGGCCCTACTCGCAGCAGCCGATCGAGCACCCGAGGCAGCACGCCACGGTGCAAGGTTCGAACTGGAGCCCTTGGCCGACAAAACCGACGCGCAGGCCGCAGCAGGCGCAGGGGAAACGGACTCGCGCTTCGACCTCGGCGCCGTGTTGCACTACGAATTCGGGCCCGACACCGGAGCCGGAACGGAAATGGGAGCCGAGACTCGGGAACCTGAACCATCCCTGGATGCCGTGACGCCCCATGCCGATGGAGCCGCGGCTGCCCAGCCCTTCATGTCGGATGCGCTGGCGAGCGCCGCGCCCAATCTTCTTGATGGCGTCGTGGCCGAACCCGGGTTCCTGCGCCAGGCGCGCGCGCAGGAACGTTGGCAGCAGCCTGGCGTGCGTGCCGGTCTGGCTGTGGTGGCCATGCTGCTCATCGTCATGGGTGGCGCGCAAGCGGCTTGGACCTGGCGCGACGCACTGGCCGCGAATTGGCCGCAAACCCGTCCCGTGCTGGTGCGGCTCTGCGCCGTGGCCGGCTGCAGCTTGACGGCACCGCGCAGGCCACGCAGCCTGGTGATCGACACCTCGTCCATGTCACCGGGGAGTGATGGGCTGCTGCAGCTCGACGCATCGCTGCGCAACCGCAGCGGCGAGGCCGTCGCCTACCCTGCGCTGGAACTCACACTGACGGGAACGCAGGATCAGATCGTGGTGCGCAAAGTCATTCAGCCTGCGCAATACCTGGCCACCGGCAAGCTGGCAAACGATGCCGCCGCCCTGCAGCAACGGGTGCGACGGGGCCTGGCTGCCGACGCCGAGCTGCGCATTCAACTCAAGCTGCAATTGCGCAAGGACGAAGCCAGCGGCTACACCCTGTACGCCTTCTATCCCTGA
- the accC gene encoding acetyl-CoA carboxylase biotin carboxylase subunit, which translates to MFKKILIANRGEIALRIQRACRELGIKTVMVYSEADRDAKYVKLADEAVCIGPPPSGLSYLNMPAIISAAEVTDAEAIHPGYGFLSENADFAERVERSGFTFIGPRPDSIRLMGDKVSAKQAMIKAGVPCVPGSEGELPDDPREITRMARATGYPVIIKAAGGGGGRGMRVVHTEAALLNAVATTKAEAQAAFGNAAVYMEKFLTNPRHIEIQVMADEHGNALWLGERDCSMQRRHQKVLEEAPAPGIARKLIERIGARCADACRKISYRGAGTFEFLYENGEFYFIEMNTRVQVEHPVTELTTGVDIVVQQILVAAGEKLTLRQRSIVVNGHAIECRINAEDAVKFTPSPGRITTWHMPGGPGVRVDSHVYAGYFVPPNYDSMIAKIIVHGATREQALARMRTALSEMVVDGIATNIPLHRELLVDARFLEGGTNIHYLEEYMAARHG; encoded by the coding sequence ATGTTCAAAAAAATCCTGATCGCCAATCGCGGTGAAATCGCGCTGCGCATTCAGCGTGCCTGCCGTGAACTGGGCATCAAGACCGTGATGGTCTATTCCGAAGCCGACCGAGACGCGAAATACGTCAAATTGGCCGACGAAGCCGTGTGCATCGGCCCGCCCCCCTCCGGCCTGAGCTATCTGAACATGCCGGCCATCATCTCCGCCGCGGAAGTGACCGACGCCGAGGCCATCCATCCCGGCTACGGTTTCCTCTCCGAGAACGCGGATTTCGCCGAGCGCGTGGAGCGCTCGGGCTTCACCTTCATCGGCCCGCGACCCGATTCCATTCGCCTAATGGGCGACAAGGTCTCGGCCAAGCAGGCCATGATCAAGGCTGGCGTGCCTTGCGTACCCGGATCGGAAGGCGAGTTGCCCGACGACCCGCGCGAGATCACGCGCATGGCGCGTGCCACCGGCTATCCCGTCATCATCAAGGCGGCGGGCGGCGGCGGTGGGCGTGGCATGCGCGTGGTGCATACCGAAGCCGCGCTGCTCAACGCCGTGGCCACGACCAAGGCGGAGGCGCAAGCCGCCTTCGGCAATGCCGCGGTGTACATGGAGAAATTCCTCACCAACCCGCGCCATATCGAAATTCAGGTGATGGCCGACGAACATGGCAACGCGCTGTGGCTGGGCGAGCGCGACTGCTCGATGCAGCGCCGTCACCAGAAGGTGCTGGAAGAGGCTCCGGCGCCGGGCATCGCGCGCAAACTGATCGAGCGCATCGGCGCGCGTTGTGCCGATGCCTGCCGGAAAATCAGCTATCGCGGCGCCGGCACCTTCGAGTTTCTCTACGAGAACGGCGAGTTCTATTTCATCGAGATGAACACCCGCGTGCAGGTGGAGCATCCCGTCACCGAGCTCACCACCGGGGTGGATATCGTGGTGCAGCAAATTCTGGTCGCGGCGGGCGAAAAGCTCACGCTGCGCCAGCGCAGCATCGTGGTCAATGGCCACGCCATCGAGTGCCGCATCAATGCCGAAGATGCCGTGAAGTTCACGCCCAGTCCCGGGCGCATCACCACCTGGCATATGCCGGGCGGGCCAGGCGTGCGGGTGGATTCGCATGTCTACGCCGGCTATTTCGTGCCGCCGAACTACGATTCGATGATTGCCAAGATCATCGTCCATGGCGCCACGCGCGAACAAGCCCTGGCGCGCATGCGCACGGCCTTGTCGGAAATGGTGGTGGACGGCATTGCCACCAATATCCCACTGCACCGCGAACTCCTGGTGGACGCACGCTTCCTGGAAGGCGGCACCAATATCCACTATCTGGAAGAGTACATGGCGGCCCGCCACGGCTAA